A window of Hymenobacter siberiensis genomic DNA:
TGCACTGATGCTTGCACGAAACCAATTCGGGCTAGAAACACAAAAAGCAGCTCGGGGCTGCTTTTTGTGTTTCGGGTTTCTGACGGCTCGTTGCTGGTTCCTCGCGGCTGGTTGCAAATCAGCAGCCGGCTCAGTTCTGCAGCACGAGGCGTTTGGTGCTGGCCACTTTGCCATCCACCAGCAGGCTGTAGAAGTACACGCCGGTGCGCAGCTCGCTCAGGTCGAGCGCCATGCCGGTGGCGGTCAGCTCTGGTTTAAGGGCTACGGTGCGTACCTCCTGGCCGATGATGTTGCTCAGGCGCAGCTGGTAGCTCTGGCCGGCTTTCTGGCTGAGCTGCACCGTAACCTGGCCACGGCTGGGGTTCGGATACACGCTCAGCGCGGCGGCCAGGTTGGGGTCGATTGTGGCCGTGACAGTGCTCACGATGAGGGTGCCCACCATGCCGGAGTGAACGGTGCAAAAAAACGGATAGGTGCCCGCCGTGAAGGTTGCCGCCGGAAAGGTTTTGGTGGGCGTGGCTGGGTTGATGGTGAACGTGACCCACTGAGCCGCAGCCGTTGGGTGGGTGTTCGAGCCGATGTTTTGAAAAACCAGCACGTCGGTGGGCGCCATGCGAATGGTGGTGGTGCCATCCGGCCCCCGGTAAAAGTTGTCGCCCACCTGCACCGTAATGGTGGCTGCGAAAGCAGAAGCGACCGAGAGCAGCAGCGCAATCATGGGTACTGCCAAACGAGTAAAGAGTTTCATCACAAATGCAAAAAGAAGAAGAGGAGAAAAATAAGGACTCTGCCACAAGGACAAGCACCGTGCCGGGTTGCCCTGCTGGCCACCCAATCAACGCTAGCCGAAGCGTTTCGGTTTGATAGACTGACAAAACACCCAAAAGTTGAATGCCGGCCGCAAGCAGAACGTGGCTGACGGGCGACGGCCATTACCTGTCAGAATTATTATCCTGGAATAAATCACAAACCCTGGATGCCTAAAAGGCTGCCAGGGTTGCCAGGTGTGCCGTTAAATTCTAGCGTCGTCGCCCTCCGCGTGCGCCTCATCCCCCGGCCCCTTCTCCGAAAAGGAGAAGAGGTGCGTTCAACGAGCTCCAGAACTACTTTTAGAGCAGACCGTTATAGCTCCCCTTCTCCTTTT
This region includes:
- a CDS encoding T9SS type A sorting domain-containing protein, translating into MKLFTRLAVPMIALLLSVASAFAATITVQVGDNFYRGPDGTTTIRMAPTDVLVFQNIGSNTHPTAAAQWVTFTINPATPTKTFPAATFTAGTYPFFCTVHSGMVGTLIVSTVTATIDPNLAAALSVYPNPSRGQVTVQLSQKAGQSYQLRLSNIIGQEVRTVALKPELTATGMALDLSELRTGVYFYSLLVDGKVASTKRLVLQN